From a single Glycine soja cultivar W05 chromosome 19, ASM419377v2, whole genome shotgun sequence genomic region:
- the LOC114398253 gene encoding protein transport protein SEC23-like: protein MANPTQPNVGFTPERESSNPEKSPIPPPPSFVASPPGFPPPKLHLQQDQASSRSVKTPNVLSPANGVTTGSPVPHLSTPPGPPVFTSPVRPAAVPFRTSPASPQPLAFSSASSLPTSSSPLQFSNGSFESQHQVSDSIEDHVPLGESSFVLFSAHKVLKRKKQANVPSLGFGALVSPGREVSMGPQIIQRDPHRCQSCGAYANIYCNILLGSGQWQCVICRKLNGSEGEYIAHSKEDLHRFPELSSPMFDYVQTGNKRPGFVPVSDSRMSAPIVLVIDECLDEPHLHHLQSSLHAFVDSLPPITRLGIILYGRTVSVYDLSEEAMASADVLPGDKSPSQESLKALIYGTGIYLSPMHASLAVAHSIFSSLRAYKLNVPEVSRDRCLGTAVEVALAIIQGPSADLSRGVVKRSGGNSRIIVCAGGPNTYGPGSVPHSFSHPNYPYMEKTAIKWMENLGCEAHRHNTIIDILCAGTCPVRVPILHPLAKTSGGVLVLHDDFGEAFGVNLQRASARSAGSHGLLELRTSDDILITQVVGPGEESHVDTHETFKNDTALYIQMLSVEETQSFSLSMETEGDIKSDFVFFQFAIQYSNVYQADVSRVITVRLPTVDSISAYLESVQDEVAAVLIAKRTLLRAKNHSDAIDMRATIDERIKDIALKFGSQLPKSKLHSFPKELSLLPELLFHLRRGPLLGSIIGHEDERSVLRNLFLNASFDLSLRMVAPRCLMHREGGTFEELPAYDLAMQSDAAVVLDHGTDVFIWLGAELAADEGRSAAALAACRTLAEELTEYRFPAPRILAFKEGSSQARYFVSRLIPAHKDPPYEQEARFPQLRSLTSEQRTKLKASFVHFDDPSFCEWMRSLKVVPPQPS, encoded by the exons ATGGCTAACCCAACACAACCTAATGTTGGGTTCACCCCTGAGAGAGAGAGTTCAAACCCTGAGAAGAGTCCAATTCCGCCCCCTCCAAGTTTTGTAGCCTCACCACCTGGTTTTCCTCCACCAAAATTGCATTTACAGCAAGATCAAGCTTCTTCCCGTTCCGTTAAAACCCCAAACGTTTTATCACCAGCCAATGGGGTTACCACTGGCAGTCCTGTTCCTCACTTGAGCACCCCTCCTGGACCCCCAGTTTTTACGTCGCCGGTCCGTCCAGCTGCTGTTCCGTTTCGTACGTCGCCTGCATCACCTCAGCCACTTGCATTTTCTTCCGCCTCTTCTTTGCCAACATCATCATCGCCGCTGCAATTTTCAAATGGATCGTTTGAGTCGCAGCACCAAGTTTCTGATAGTATAGAGGACCATGTTCCCTTGGGAGAGTCAtcctttgttctcttttcaGCTCATAAG GTATTGAAACGGAAGAAACAAGCTAATGTACCCAGTTTGGGTTTTGGGGCATTGGTCTCTCCTGGGAGGGAGGTTTCAATGGGCCCTCAGATAATACAGCGTGACCCTCATCGCTGCCAAAGCTGTGGTGCTTATGCTAATATATATTGCAACATATTGCTTGGATCAGGCCAGTGGCAGTGTGTTATATGTCGGAAACTGAATGGAAGTGAGGGGGAGTACATTGCGCACAGCAAGGAAGATCTTCACAGATTTCCGGAATTATCTTCACCCATGTTTGACTATGTTCAAACTGGGAACAAGAGACCTGGTTTTGTTCCAGTTTCAGATTCCAGAATGTCTGCCCCAATTGTTCTTGTTATAGATGAATGTTTAGATGAACCTCATCTACACCATCTACAGAGTTCTTTGCATGCTTTTGTTGATTCTCTCCCGCCAATAACTAGATTAGGAATTATACTATATGGTCGTACTGTATCAGTGTATGATCTTTCAGAAGAGGCTATGGCATCTGCTGATGTGCTTCCTGGGGACAAATCACCAAGTCAAGAATCTTTGAAAGCATTGATTTATGGTACTGGTATATACTTGTCACCAATGCATGCTTCGCTGGCTGTTGCACATTCCATATTTTCATCATTGAGGGCATATAAATTGAATGTACCAGAAGTTTCTCGTGATCGGTGCCTAGGAACTGCTGTTGAGGTTGCTCTTGCTATAATTCAGGGCCCATCTGCTGATCTGTCCCGGGGGGTGGTCAAAAGGTCAGGGGGAAATAGTAGAATTATTGTCTGTGCTGGCGGACCAAACACTTATGGGCCTGGATCTGTTCCTCATTCTTTTAGTCACCCTAATTATCCTTACATGGAAAAGACAGCAATTAAATGGATGGAGAATCTTGGTTGTGAGGCTCATCGACACAATActataattgatattttatgtgcTGGAACATGCCCTGTAAGAGTTCCTATCTTACATCCTCTTGCAAAAACATCAGGTGGAGTTTTGGTTCTCCATGATGATTTTGGGGAAGCCTTTGGTGTTAATTTGCAAAGGGCATCTGCCAGATCAGCAGGCTCTCATGGTTTGTTAGAATTGCGCACGTCAGATGATATTCTCATTACTCAAGTTGTTGGTCCTGGGGAAGAGTCACATGTAGATACCCATGAAACATTTAAAAATGACACTGCTCTTTATATTCAAATGCTAAGTGTTGAGGAAACACAAAGTTTCTCTCTCTCCATGGAAACTGAAGGAGATATCAAAAGTGATTTTGTCTTTTTTCAATTTGCAATTCAGTATTCAAATGTGTATCAAGCTGATGTGTCGAGGGTCATTACTGTTAGACTGCCAACGGTAGATAGTATTTCTGCATATCTTGAGAGTGTTCAGGATGAAGTGGCCGCTGTACTCATTGCAAAAAGAACCCTGTTACGAGCCAAAAACCATTCTGATGCAATTGATATGCGAGCAACAATAGACGAAAGAATCAAGGATATTGCTCTAAAATTTGGCTCCCAATTACCTAAATCTAAACTTCATAGCTTCCCTAAGGAGCTTTCTCTCCTACCGGAGCTCCTTTTCCATCTCAGGAGAGGACCACTATTGGGAAGCATTATTGGCCATGAAGATGAGAGGTCTGTGCTGAGAAACTTGTTTCTGAATGCATCCTTTGATCTATCACTCAGAATGGTAGCTCCTCGTTGTCTAATGCACAGGGAGGGGGGAACTTTTGAGGAGCTACCGGCGTATGATCTTGCTATGCAGTCTGATGCTGCTGTTGTACTTGACCATGGCACTGATGTCTTCATTTGGTTG GGTGCTGAACTAGCAGCTGATGAAGGAAGAAGTGCTGCTGCTCTAGCTGCATGTAGGACATTGGCTGAAGAACTGACTGAATACCGTTTTCCAGCACCTCGAATCCTTGCATTTAAG GAGGGTAGCTCCCAGGCTCGATATTTTGTCTCTCGTCTCATTCCTGCTCACAAGGATCCTCCTTATGAGCAG GAGGCAAGATTCCCACAACTGAGGTCGTTGACATCAGAACAGCGAACAAAGCTGAAAGCCAGTTTTGTTCACTTCGACGATCCTAGTTTCTGTGAATGGATGCGAAGTTTGAAAGTGGTGCCACCACAACCAAGTTGA
- the LOC114400251 gene encoding proline--tRNA ligase, cytoplasmic-like, translating to MAGTEAKKTESKKPAAKQSGAKKKEVKKETGLGLTHRKAENFGEWYSEVVVNAEMIEYYDISGCYILRPWSMAIWEIMQEFFDPEIKKMKIKNCYFPLFVSPGVLQKEKDHVEGFAPEVAWVTKSGESELEIPIAIRPTSETVMYPYYSKWIRGHRDLPLKLNQWCNVVRWEFSNPTPFIRSREFLWQEGHTAFATKDEADAEVLEILELYRRIYEEYLAVPVIKGKKSELEKFAGGLYTTSVEAFIPNTGRGIQGATSHCLGQNFAKMFEINFENEKGEKAMVWQNSWAYSTRTIGVMVMVHGDDKGLVLPPKVASVQVIVIPVPYKDADTQGIFDACSATVNTLNEAGIRAESDSRDNYSPGWKYSNWEMKGVPLRIEIGPKDLANKQVRAVRRDNGAKIDIASADLVVEIKKLLDTIQQNLFDVAKQKRDECIQIIHTWDEFVQALNQRKMILAPWCDEEEVEADVKARTKGEMGAAKTLCSPFDQPELPEGTKCFASGKPATKWTYWGRSY from the exons ATGGCGGGAACTGAAGCCAAAAAAACTGAATCCAAAAAACCTGCCGCTAAGCAATCCG GTGCGAAGAAGAAGGAGGTGAAGAAGGAAACTGGCTTAGGTCTCACGCATCGGAAGGCGGAGAACTTCGGAGAGTGGTATTCCGAG GTGGTTGTTAATGCGGAAATGATTGAGTACTATGATATTTCCGGTTGCTATATTCTGAGGCCTTGGTCAATGGCAATATGGGAGATCATGCAA GAGTTTTTCGATccagaaataaagaaaatgaaaatcaagAACTGCTACTTCCCATTGTTTGTATCTCCTGGAGTTCTGCAAAAGGAGAAGGACCACGTTGAGGGTTTTGCTCCTGAG GTTGCTTGGGTGACAAAGTCTGGGGAATCCGAATTAGAAATTCCTATAGCTATTCGTCCTACTAGTGAAACAGTGATGTATCCCTACTACTCTAAGTGGATAAGGGGACATCGTGACTTGCCTTTGAAACTTAATCAGTGGTGCAATGTTGTAAGATGGGAGTTCAGCAACCCCACTCCATTCATCAG GAGTCGCGAGTTTCTTTGGCAAGAAGGGCACACTGCTTTTGCAACaaaggatgaagcagatgcAGAG GTTCTTGAGATTCTGGAATTATATAGGCGTATATACGAAGAGTATTTGGCAGTTCCTGTCATAAAGGGTAAGAAAAGTGAGCTTGAGAAGTTTGCTGGTGGACTCTACACTACCAGTGTTGAG GCATTTATTCCAAACACTGGTCGTGGTATCCAAGGTGCAACTTCTCATTGTTTGGGCCAAAATTTTGCTAAAATGTTTGAGATAaactttgaaaatgaaaagggagAGAAAGCAATGGTCTGGCAGAATTCATGGGCCTATAGTACTCGAACT attGGGGTCATGGTGATGGTTCATGGTGATGACAAGGGATTGGTACTACCTCCTAAAGTAGCATCAGTACAAGTTATTGTGATTCCTGTGCCTTACAAAGATGCCGATACTCAAGGAATCTTTGATGCCTGTTCTGCAACTGTGAATACATTGAATGAAGCAGGTATTCGCGCTGAGTCAGATTCTAGAGATAATTATTCTCCTGGATGGAAGTATTCCAACTGGGAAATGAAAGGGGTTCCTCTAAGAATTGAAATTGGGCCAAAGGATTTAGCAAATAAGCAG GTTCGCGCTGTTCGACGTGATAATGGTGCAAAGATAGACATTGCTAGTGCTGATTTGGTTGTGGAAATAAAAAAGTTGCTCGATACTATTCAACAGAACCTGTTTGATGTTGCAAAACAAAAACGAGATGAATGCATTCAGATCATACACACTTGGGATGAATTTGTGCAAGCTTTGAACCAAAGAAAAATGATCTTAGCTCCTTGGTGTGACGAGGAG GAGGTTGAGGCTGATGTCAAAGCGAGGACAAAGGGTGAGATGGGAGCAGCTAAGACTCTTTGCAGTCCCTTTGATCAGCCAGAACTCCCAGAAG GCACCAAGTGCTTTGCATCAGGAAAGCCTGCAACAAAGTGGACATACTGGGGAAGAAGTTACTAG
- the LOC114398056 gene encoding probable polygalacturonase isoform X1, with the protein MRIPSTLVEVLLVFALFCSSPWTVWSSNTLCQQTNEEVRPHSVSITEFGAVGDGVTLNTKAFQNAIFYLNSFADKGGAKLFVPAGRWLTGSFDLISHLTLWLDKDAVILGSTNPEDWPVVDPLPSYGRGRELPGGRHKSLIYGHNLTDVIITGNNGTIDGQGSIWWNRFMNRTLDYTRPHLVELMNSTGVLISNLTFLNSPFWTIHPVYCSQVTVQNVRILAPHDSPNTDGIDPDSSDNVCIEDCYISTGDDLIAIKSGWDEYGIAYGRPSTNIIIHRLVGKTQTSGIAIGSEMSGGVSEVHAEDIQFYDSYNGIRIKTSPGRGGYVRNIYVSNVSLANVDIAIWFTGSYGEHPDDAYDPNALPVIEKVTIKDVVGENIKTAGLIEGIEGDNFVNICLSNIILNVTSNYPWNCSYVKGYSDLVQPEACEPLKERIFPDHCSDCYYLTNQIQSSNSQNRAGQTSGDIRG; encoded by the exons ATGAGGATACCTTCAACT CTCGTGGAAGTGCTTCTTGTATTTGCATTGTTCTGTTCTAGCCCATGGACAGTGTGGAGCAGCAACACTCTTTGCCAACAGACGAACGAGGAAGTTCGACCTCACAGTGTCAGCATCACTGAATTTGGTGCAGTTGGCGATGGGGTCACTCTCAACACAAAAGCATTTCAGAATGCCATCTTCTACCTAAATTCCTTTGCAGACAAAGGTGGAGCAAAGCTTTTTGTTCCGGCTGGCCGGTGGTTAACTGGTAGTTTTGATCTCATCAGTCATCTAACTTTGTGGTTGGACAAGGATGCAGTAATTCTTGGATCAACG AACCCTGAAGATTGGCCAGTTGTTGATCCTCTACCGTCGTatgggagaggaagagaattgCCAGGTGGAAGGCATAAGAGCCTCATTTATGGGCACAATCTGACTGATGTTATCATAACAG GTAATAATGGAACTATCGATGGTCAAGGGAGTATCTGGTGGAACAGGTTTATGAACAGAACTCTGGATTATACACGTCCCCATTTGGTAGAATTGATGAATTCAACAGGGGTTCTCATTTCAAATTTAACCTTCTTGAATTCTCCATTTTGGACAATCCATCCTGTATATTGCAG CCAAGTTACAGTTCAGAATGTCAGGATCCTTGCTCCTCATGATTCACCAAACACGGATGGAATTGATCCAG ATTCTTCTGACAACGTATGCATTGAAGACTGTTATATAAGCACTGGTGATGATCTGATTGCCATCAAGAGCGGGTGGGATGAGTATGGCATTGCATACGGTCGCCCAAGCACAAACATTATCATCCACAGGCTAGTTGGTAAAACTCAAACAAGTGGGATTGCTATTGGAAGTGAGATGTCTGGTGGTGTATCTGAAGTTCATGCAGAAGATATTCAATTCTATGATTCATATAATGGAATCAGAATAAAGACTTCTCCTGGCAGGGGTGGTTATGTTAGAAATATCTATGTCTCTAACGTGAGCTTGGCTAATGTAGATATTGCTATTTGGTTCACTGGTTCATATGGGGAGCATCCGGATGATGCTTATGACCCAAATGCTCTACCTGTAATAGAAAAAGTTACAATCAAGGATGTGGTAGGAGAAAATATCAAAACTGCAGGTCTTATAGAGGGTATAGAAGGTGACAATTTTGTCAACATTTGCCTGTCAAACATTATCCTTAACGTGACCTCAAACTATCCATGGAACTGCTCCTACGTTAAAGGATATTCTGACTTAGTCCAGCCAGAAGCTTGTGAGCCTCTCAAGGAGAGAATATTCCCTGATCATTGTTCAGATTGTTACTATTTGACAAATCAAATTCAGAGTTCGAATAGTCAAAATAGAG CAGGACAAACTTCAGGTGACATAAGAGGTTGA
- the LOC114398056 gene encoding probable polygalacturonase isoform X3 codes for MRIPSTLVEVLLVFALFCSSPWTVWSSNTLCQQTNEEVRPHSVSITEFGAVGDGVTLNTKAFQNAIFYLNSFADKGGAKLFVPAGRWLTGSFDLISHLTLWLDKDAVILGSTNPEDWPVVDPLPSYGRGRELPGGRHKSLIYGHNLTDVIITGNNGTIDGQGSIWWNRFMNRTLDYTRPHLVELMNSTGVLISNLTFLNSPFWTIHPVYCSQVTVQNVRILAPHDSPNTDGIDPDSSDNVCIEDCYISTGDDLIAIKSGWDEYGIAYGRPSTNIIIHRLVGKTQTSGIAIGSEMSGGVSEVHAEDIQFYDSYNGIRIKTSPGRGGYVRNIYVSNVSLANVDIAIWFTGSYGEHPDDAYDPNALPVIEKVTIKDVVGENIKTAGLIEGIEGDNFVNICLSNIILNVTSNYPWNCSYVKGYSDLVQPEACEPLKERIFPDHCSDCYYLTNQIQSSNSQNRGAWFMSW; via the exons ATGAGGATACCTTCAACT CTCGTGGAAGTGCTTCTTGTATTTGCATTGTTCTGTTCTAGCCCATGGACAGTGTGGAGCAGCAACACTCTTTGCCAACAGACGAACGAGGAAGTTCGACCTCACAGTGTCAGCATCACTGAATTTGGTGCAGTTGGCGATGGGGTCACTCTCAACACAAAAGCATTTCAGAATGCCATCTTCTACCTAAATTCCTTTGCAGACAAAGGTGGAGCAAAGCTTTTTGTTCCGGCTGGCCGGTGGTTAACTGGTAGTTTTGATCTCATCAGTCATCTAACTTTGTGGTTGGACAAGGATGCAGTAATTCTTGGATCAACG AACCCTGAAGATTGGCCAGTTGTTGATCCTCTACCGTCGTatgggagaggaagagaattgCCAGGTGGAAGGCATAAGAGCCTCATTTATGGGCACAATCTGACTGATGTTATCATAACAG GTAATAATGGAACTATCGATGGTCAAGGGAGTATCTGGTGGAACAGGTTTATGAACAGAACTCTGGATTATACACGTCCCCATTTGGTAGAATTGATGAATTCAACAGGGGTTCTCATTTCAAATTTAACCTTCTTGAATTCTCCATTTTGGACAATCCATCCTGTATATTGCAG CCAAGTTACAGTTCAGAATGTCAGGATCCTTGCTCCTCATGATTCACCAAACACGGATGGAATTGATCCAG ATTCTTCTGACAACGTATGCATTGAAGACTGTTATATAAGCACTGGTGATGATCTGATTGCCATCAAGAGCGGGTGGGATGAGTATGGCATTGCATACGGTCGCCCAAGCACAAACATTATCATCCACAGGCTAGTTGGTAAAACTCAAACAAGTGGGATTGCTATTGGAAGTGAGATGTCTGGTGGTGTATCTGAAGTTCATGCAGAAGATATTCAATTCTATGATTCATATAATGGAATCAGAATAAAGACTTCTCCTGGCAGGGGTGGTTATGTTAGAAATATCTATGTCTCTAACGTGAGCTTGGCTAATGTAGATATTGCTATTTGGTTCACTGGTTCATATGGGGAGCATCCGGATGATGCTTATGACCCAAATGCTCTACCTGTAATAGAAAAAGTTACAATCAAGGATGTGGTAGGAGAAAATATCAAAACTGCAGGTCTTATAGAGGGTATAGAAGGTGACAATTTTGTCAACATTTGCCTGTCAAACATTATCCTTAACGTGACCTCAAACTATCCATGGAACTGCTCCTACGTTAAAGGATATTCTGACTTAGTCCAGCCAGAAGCTTGTGAGCCTCTCAAGGAGAGAATATTCCCTGATCATTGTTCAGATTGTTACTATTTGACAAATCAAATTCAGAGTTCGAATAGTCAAAATAGAGGTGCTTGGTTTATGTCTTGGTAA
- the LOC114398056 gene encoding probable polygalacturonase isoform X2, translating to MRIPSTLVEVLLVFALFCSSPWTVWSSNTLCQQTNEEVRPHSVSITEFGAVGDGVTLNTKAFQNAIFYLNSFADKGGAKLFVPAGRWLTGSFDLISHLTLWLDKDAVILGSTNPEDWPVVDPLPSYGRGRELPGGRHKSLIYGHNLTDVIITGNNGTIDGQGSIWWNRFMNRTLDYTRPHLVELMNSTGVLISNLTFLNSPFWTIHPVYCSQVTVQNVRILAPHDSPNTDGIDPDSSDNVCIEDCYISTGDDLIAIKSGWDEYGIAYGRPSTNIIIHRLVGKTQTSGIAIGSEMSGGVSEVHAEDIQFYDSYNGIRIKTSPGRGGYVRNIYVSNVSLANVDIAIWFTGSYGEHPDDAYDPNALPVIEKVTIKDVVGENIKTAGLIEGIEGDNFVNICLSNIILNVTSNYPWNCSYVKGYSDLVQPEACEPLKERIFPDHCSDCYYLTNQIQSSNSQNRGQTSGDIRG from the exons ATGAGGATACCTTCAACT CTCGTGGAAGTGCTTCTTGTATTTGCATTGTTCTGTTCTAGCCCATGGACAGTGTGGAGCAGCAACACTCTTTGCCAACAGACGAACGAGGAAGTTCGACCTCACAGTGTCAGCATCACTGAATTTGGTGCAGTTGGCGATGGGGTCACTCTCAACACAAAAGCATTTCAGAATGCCATCTTCTACCTAAATTCCTTTGCAGACAAAGGTGGAGCAAAGCTTTTTGTTCCGGCTGGCCGGTGGTTAACTGGTAGTTTTGATCTCATCAGTCATCTAACTTTGTGGTTGGACAAGGATGCAGTAATTCTTGGATCAACG AACCCTGAAGATTGGCCAGTTGTTGATCCTCTACCGTCGTatgggagaggaagagaattgCCAGGTGGAAGGCATAAGAGCCTCATTTATGGGCACAATCTGACTGATGTTATCATAACAG GTAATAATGGAACTATCGATGGTCAAGGGAGTATCTGGTGGAACAGGTTTATGAACAGAACTCTGGATTATACACGTCCCCATTTGGTAGAATTGATGAATTCAACAGGGGTTCTCATTTCAAATTTAACCTTCTTGAATTCTCCATTTTGGACAATCCATCCTGTATATTGCAG CCAAGTTACAGTTCAGAATGTCAGGATCCTTGCTCCTCATGATTCACCAAACACGGATGGAATTGATCCAG ATTCTTCTGACAACGTATGCATTGAAGACTGTTATATAAGCACTGGTGATGATCTGATTGCCATCAAGAGCGGGTGGGATGAGTATGGCATTGCATACGGTCGCCCAAGCACAAACATTATCATCCACAGGCTAGTTGGTAAAACTCAAACAAGTGGGATTGCTATTGGAAGTGAGATGTCTGGTGGTGTATCTGAAGTTCATGCAGAAGATATTCAATTCTATGATTCATATAATGGAATCAGAATAAAGACTTCTCCTGGCAGGGGTGGTTATGTTAGAAATATCTATGTCTCTAACGTGAGCTTGGCTAATGTAGATATTGCTATTTGGTTCACTGGTTCATATGGGGAGCATCCGGATGATGCTTATGACCCAAATGCTCTACCTGTAATAGAAAAAGTTACAATCAAGGATGTGGTAGGAGAAAATATCAAAACTGCAGGTCTTATAGAGGGTATAGAAGGTGACAATTTTGTCAACATTTGCCTGTCAAACATTATCCTTAACGTGACCTCAAACTATCCATGGAACTGCTCCTACGTTAAAGGATATTCTGACTTAGTCCAGCCAGAAGCTTGTGAGCCTCTCAAGGAGAGAATATTCCCTGATCATTGTTCAGATTGTTACTATTTGACAAATCAAATTCAGAGTTCGAATAGTCAAAATAGAG GACAAACTTCAGGTGACATAAGAGGTTGA